The following coding sequences lie in one Flagellimonas eckloniae genomic window:
- a CDS encoding AraC family transcriptional regulator has product MLEAINVNVNSSFKVESYNAANNCESTGWHIHPEFELVYVKNGTGCLHVGSKKRDYTNGALIFLGGNIPHADFGNKDHKDSMEIVIQFKKEFLVEKLKVFPELKGIKKLIEKSNQVLIFDEKTKFASWNYFKRFETLDNQGKLINLLSILDYLSKNGSYESLFDTISLNGFKKVEISRLEKTFEYVNNNYHKNISVTEISDRLGYTPNSFCRFFKKMTHQRFISFVNEFRIGKAVELLSENNMAIIEAMYKSGFNDPSYFARQFKKYQGVTPTDYVNKRYPQLLLKDSLL; this is encoded by the coding sequence ATGTTAGAGGCAATCAATGTCAATGTCAACTCTTCTTTTAAGGTTGAGTCGTATAACGCGGCCAACAATTGCGAATCTACCGGTTGGCATATTCACCCGGAGTTTGAACTAGTCTATGTGAAAAATGGTACGGGATGTCTGCATGTGGGTTCAAAAAAAAGGGACTATACCAATGGTGCCTTAATTTTTTTAGGTGGAAATATTCCTCATGCAGATTTTGGAAATAAGGACCACAAGGATAGTATGGAAATCGTTATCCAGTTTAAAAAGGAGTTTTTGGTTGAAAAATTAAAGGTCTTTCCTGAATTAAAAGGAATTAAGAAGTTGATTGAAAAATCAAATCAGGTTTTGATTTTTGATGAAAAAACAAAATTTGCATCGTGGAACTATTTCAAAAGGTTTGAAACCTTAGATAACCAAGGAAAGTTAATCAACCTATTGTCCATTTTGGATTACCTATCTAAAAATGGGTCTTATGAAAGTTTATTTGATACCATTTCCTTAAACGGATTCAAAAAAGTTGAGATTTCAAGATTGGAGAAAACCTTTGAATATGTGAACAACAATTATCACAAGAACATTTCAGTAACTGAAATTTCAGACCGACTTGGCTATACACCCAACTCCTTTTGCAGGTTTTTTAAAAAAATGACCCATCAACGATTTATAAGTTTTGTGAATGAGTTTCGAATAGGAAAGGCTGTGGAACTATTAAGCGAAAATAATATGGCAATTATTGAGGCCATGTACAAATCTGGATTCAATGATCCCTCCTATTTTGCGCGTCAATTTAAAAAATACCAAGGAGTTACTCCAACCGACTATGTAAACAAAAGGTATCCTCAACTACTTTTGAAGGATTCCTTGCTTTAA
- the kynU gene encoding kynureninase, whose translation MTFQNSLEFAQFLDAEDALSKYRQEFHYPQVNGKDVIYFTGNSLGLQPKRTQKFVDDVMKDWRELAVEGHFYAEKPWWDYHERLANGLGKVVGAKTQEISVMNTLTVNLHLLMVSFYRPNQKRFKIICEEKAFPSDQYMLQSQVRFHRFDPKEAIVEVKKREGEHSWLVEDILNKIEEVGDELALVLLGGVNYYNGQVFDMKSITQAGKSVGAFVGWDLAHAAGNVELKLHEWNVDFAAWCSYKYMNSGPGNASGIFVNEKHLNRKDIPRFEGWWGTKKETRFLMQPEFDPIETADAWQLSNPPILSIAPYLASLELFDEVGMDALIEKQQKIVSYLEFVLKEIDKEVESSFEIITPKERGCQLSVFLHGEGKTLFDYLMKNGVITDWREPNVIRLAPAPFYSSFVDMYNFGQVLKQGILQK comes from the coding sequence ATGACTTTCCAAAATTCCTTAGAATTTGCCCAATTTCTAGATGCAGAAGACGCACTATCTAAATACAGACAAGAATTCCACTATCCGCAGGTAAATGGCAAAGACGTTATCTATTTTACTGGTAACTCTTTGGGATTACAACCAAAACGGACCCAGAAATTTGTTGATGATGTTATGAAAGATTGGCGGGAACTTGCAGTGGAGGGTCATTTTTATGCCGAAAAGCCATGGTGGGATTACCATGAGCGTTTGGCAAATGGTTTGGGGAAAGTTGTGGGCGCCAAGACCCAGGAGATTTCTGTTATGAATACGCTAACCGTGAATCTTCATTTGTTGATGGTTTCCTTTTACCGGCCGAACCAAAAGCGTTTCAAAATTATCTGTGAGGAAAAAGCATTTCCGTCCGATCAATATATGTTGCAAAGCCAGGTAAGATTTCACAGATTTGATCCAAAAGAAGCTATTGTAGAAGTCAAAAAGAGAGAAGGCGAGCATTCATGGTTGGTGGAAGACATACTAAATAAAATTGAAGAGGTAGGGGATGAGCTTGCCTTGGTATTACTAGGAGGGGTAAATTATTACAATGGTCAAGTATTTGACATGAAATCGATTACACAAGCAGGAAAATCGGTCGGAGCTTTTGTAGGATGGGATTTAGCACATGCGGCCGGTAATGTGGAGCTGAAACTACATGAATGGAACGTAGATTTTGCAGCATGGTGCAGCTATAAATATATGAACAGTGGCCCAGGGAACGCCTCAGGTATTTTTGTGAATGAAAAGCATCTGAACAGAAAAGATATTCCCCGCTTTGAAGGCTGGTGGGGAACAAAGAAGGAAACACGTTTCTTGATGCAACCAGAGTTTGACCCCATTGAAACGGCAGATGCCTGGCAATTGAGTAATCCTCCAATATTGTCCATTGCTCCCTATTTAGCTTCTTTGGAGTTATTTGATGAGGTGGGAATGGATGCGCTTATTGAAAAGCAGCAAAAAATTGTGTCTTACCTGGAGTTTGTGCTAAAAGAGATTGACAAGGAGGTGGAGAGTTCCTTTGAAATAATTACGCCTAAAGAAAGAGGTTGTCAACTTTCAGTCTTTTTACACGGAGAAGGCAAAACACTGTTTGATTACCTTATGAAAAATGGAGTTATTACAGATTGGAGAGAACCAAATGTGATACGGTTGGCCCCAGCTCCATTCTATAGTTCTTTTGTGGATATGTACAATTTTGGACAGGTCTTAAAGCAAGGAATCCTTCAAAAGTAG
- a CDS encoding GNAT family N-acetyltransferase yields MESVDFKIRNASLDDLPVLLSFEQEIIKAERPFDTTLDDDPINYYDLKQMILNENASVVVAESDKRIIASGYAICKKARHYLNHKNYSYLGFMFTDPDFRGKGVNAQIVDELKKWSYTKGLTEIRLTVYSDNLPAIKAYEKVGFKRHMIEMRLE; encoded by the coding sequence ATGGAATCTGTCGATTTTAAGATAAGAAATGCCAGCTTGGATGATTTACCCGTTCTTTTGAGCTTTGAACAGGAAATTATAAAAGCGGAAAGGCCTTTTGATACTACTTTGGATGATGATCCAATTAATTATTATGATTTAAAGCAAATGATTTTGAATGAAAACGCAAGTGTCGTGGTTGCTGAATCTGATAAGAGAATCATTGCTTCAGGCTATGCAATTTGCAAAAAAGCAAGGCATTACCTTAATCATAAAAACTATTCTTATTTAGGGTTTATGTTTACGGACCCAGATTTCAGGGGAAAGGGCGTAAATGCCCAAATTGTTGATGAACTTAAAAAATGGTCATACACAAAAGGTCTTACGGAAATTAGATTGACAGTTTATAGCGATAACCTTCCTGCAATAAAAGCTTACGAAAAAGTTGGTTTTAAAAGGCATATGATAGAAATGCGCTTGGAATAA